Proteins from a single region of Impatiens glandulifera unplaced genomic scaffold, dImpGla2.1, whole genome shotgun sequence:
- the LOC124917864 gene encoding protein trichome birefringence-like 4: protein MAYLKILWYTVSRYSRNHSSPLPKSRNQAFTGSFIVIGSFCLSYFFLSASISNSPPTLIAASFASRLLSISSSSITSTYKHFPANYASISSSSQSREIKTHLNSCNIFHGKWVLDKRSRPHYKPGSCPYVDSAFNCFKNGRTDSNYFQLRWKPHGCNIPRFNGTKMLELLRGKRVVFVGDSLNRNMWQSLVCSLRNSLVDKSRVLDVSGRRRFKTQGFYSFRFKDYKCSIDFIKSPFLVQEWKNADKKGTRRETLRLDLIQESSTTQYHNADILIFNTGHWWTHHKTNKGNNYFQEGNRVYIRLEVEEAYTRALKTWAKWVDSKVNSTKTRVFFRGYSASHFRGGQWNSGGSCDGETEPIWNDSFLGPYPWMMNVLESVMSGMKTPVSYLNITRMTDYRKDGHPSIFRQSEVRSGRRPIIQDCSHWCLPGVPDSWNELLYVSLLMSHHL from the exons ATGGCGTATCTGAAGATTCTCTGGTACACAGTCTCTCGTTACTCAAGAAACCATTCTTCCCCACTTCCCAAATCAAGAAACCAAGCCTTCACCGGATCCTTTATCGTCATTGGATCATTCTGCCTCTCATATTTCTTCTTATCAGCTTCTATTTCTAACTCCCCACCAACACTAATCGCCGCCAGCTTTGCTTCCCGCCTCCTTTCTATCTCTTCCAGTTCCATCACTTCAACTTACAAACATTTCCCAGCAAACTATGCTTCTATTTCATCATCATCCCAATCAAGAGAAATAAAAACTCACTTAAACTCTTGCAACATCTTCCATGGAAAATGGGTTTTGGATAAAAGATCGAGACCTCATTACAAACCTGGTTCATGTCCTTACGTTGATAGTGCTTTCAACTGTTTCAAAAACGGCAGGACTGATTCTAATTACTTCCAGCTCCGGTGGAAGCCTCACGGTTGCAACATTCCCAG GTTTAATGGGACGAAAATGCTGGAATTGTTGAGAGGTAAAAGAGTGGTGTTTGTTGGAGATTCATTGAACAGAAACATGTGGCAATCACTTGTTTGTTCCTTGAGAAACTCCCTTGTTGACAAAAGCAGAGTTCTTGACGTTTCCGGCCGGCGAAGATTCAAGACCCAGGGTTTCTATTCCTTCAGATTCAAG GATTATAAGTGCtcaattgattttataaaatcgCCATTCTTGGTTCAAGAATGGAAAAATGCAGACAAGAAGGGGACGAGGAGAGAAACTCTAAGACTAGACTTGATTCAAGAATCTTCAACAACCCAGTACCATAATGCTGATATCCTCATCTTCAACACCGGCCATTGGTGGACTCACCATAAGACTAACAAAGG GAATAACTATTTCCAGGAAGGAAATCGGGTATACATAAGACTAGAGGTTGAAGAGGCCTATACAAGAGCATTGAAAACATGGGCAAAATGGGTTGATTCCAAAGTAAACTCCACAAAAACCCGTGTCTTCTTTCGAGGGTATTCGGCTTCACATTTCAG AGGAGGGCAATGGAATTCTGGGGGAAGTTGTGATGGGGAAACAGAGCCGATATGGAACGACAGCTTCCTTGGGCCGTATCCATGGATGATGAATGTTCTAGAATCAGTGATGTCGGGCATGAAGACGCCGGTTTCTTACTTGAATATAACTAGAATGACTGATTACAGAAAAGACGGTCATCCTTCTATATTCCGGCAGTCGGAGGTGAGGAGTGGCCGCCGGCCGATCATCCAGGATTGCAGTCATTGGTGCCTTCCTGGTGTTCCAGATTCTTGGAACGAACTTCTTTATGTTTCTCTTCTTATGTCTCATCATCTATAA